A segment of the Pirellulales bacterium genome:
GAATCTGCCGGGTCCGGATGTGAACCAGGTCGAGTTCGGCAAGCTCTTCGCGCCGGTGGCCTGTCGCGAGCTGGTGTTCTTCATCACCACGCCCGCCAGCGGTTTTTTCGTCAAGCCGCTCTCGGCCGCCGGGCGGGTCGTGATTGCGGCCACCGAAGCCGATGCCGAAGTGAACGAGACCATCTTTCCGCAGAAGCTGGCGACCGCGCTCGCCGGGCCGCCGGCGATGCCGGAGTTCGACGTCGATGGCGACGGCCGGGCGACGCTCTTCGACGCCTATCTTTGGTCGGCGCGTGAGACGGCCCAGGACTATGCCGGCGGCGAGTTGCTGGCCACCGAGCACTCGCTGCTCGACGACAACGGCGACGGCCGCGGCAGCGAAGTCCAGATGGATTATCTCAGCGAGGAGTTGGGCGGCCGGCTCCGCGCGGGCCGCAAGCCCGCCCCGCGCGCCGGCGACGGCGCACGCGCACGGTCGATCGATTTGCCCGTGCCCGAGCCCTCCAATGAAACTCCGGCGGCGACCGAAGAAGAATGACGGCGACTCACGTAGTCGCTGCACTTTCACGCCACAGCTCCTCAGGGCCGTTGTCGCAACGACCGTCGCGTGCGGTATAATTGCCAAGCATCATTACCCGTTGGAAATACACGATGAAGACCAGCGAACCGCATCTTGAGCCGCAAACCCCAACCGACGCCAACGGCCAGGCCGTCGACGATCGCCAGCAGTCGTTCGCCGAAACGGCCCTGAAGCTCGGCGGCAAGAGCGACGAAGAGGCCCGCCGCACCGGGGCCATCGACAAGGCCGACGACCAGGTCGAAGCTCTCTTCGCGCCGCAGTACCAAACGGCCGCCAGCCCGGCCCATCGCGCCGTGTGGGACGGTCACGTGCCCGTCGAGTTGTTCTCGTTCGAGCCGCCGGCCACGCCGCCGCACGTCGCCAAGGTGATGGATGACTCGCTGGCCGTCGTCCGGCGGCACCGCGAGGCCGGCACGCTGCAAGACGAGAACCGCAAAATCGCCAAAACGGTGCTCGATGAGTTGGGCGTCGCCGGATATTGGGGCCTGCTCGTCGACCGCGAATACGGCGGGTCGGGTTCGCCCTTCATGAGCTTTGCGCCCTTCCTGACGCGCATCGCCACGGTCGATCCGACCGTGGCGGGCATGGCCTCCGTACACGGCTGCATCGGCGGCGTCGATCCGGTGCGCACGTTTGGCACGTCCGAACAAAAGCAGCGGTTCCTGCCGCGCTTGGCCAGCGGCGAGAGCCTCTCGGCCTTCGCGCTCACCGAGCCGAACGCCGGCAGCGATCTGACGGCCCTCCGCACTCGTGCGGTGCTCGACGGCGATGACTACGTGGTCAACGGCGAAAAGCTGTTCATCACCAACGTGATTCCGGGCCGCACGGTCGGCCTGGTCTGCCTGATCGAGAACCGGCCCGCCGTGATCATCGTCGATTTGCCGCCGCAAGAGAACGAGCATTTTCAGCTCCGCAAGTACGGCCTCTACGCGCTGAAGCACACCAACAATCAAGGCATCCTTTTCCACAACTTCCGCGTTCCGGCAGCCAATCTGTTGAAGCCGACCCGCGGCGATGGGCTGACGATCGCCTATCACGGCCTGAACCTCGGCCGCATCGCCCTCTGCGCCACGGCCGCCGGCAGCATGCGGTTGATGCTGGCCAGCATGCTCCCTTGGGCGCATTTTCGCAAAACCTACGGCGCGGCGATCGACACGCGCGAGCTGGTCCGCCGCCGCATCGGACGCCTGGCCGGATTGATCGTCGCCGCCGACGCGCTGGTCGAGTGGTGCTCGGGCCTCATCGACCAGGGCTATCGCGGAGAGATGGAGTGCATCGTCGCCAAGATTTTCGGCAGCGAGGCCCAGAAAGAGGCCGCCGTCGAGCTGTTGATGAAAACGCACGGCGGCCGCTCCTTCCTGCACGGGCATCTCTTCGGCGACAACGTACACGAGTTCCTCGCTCCCTGCATCTACGAGGGCGAGGGCGAGATGCTGGGCATGGCGTTTTTCAAGTCGCTGGTCAAGCAGCACGGCACGAAGTTTTTCGAGCCGATCGGCAAGGCGCTGGCCGCGGCCGGCATCAAAAAGCCCAACCTGCTCAACCCGGCTCACCTGGCCGTGCTGAAAGGGCCGTTATGGGAGTACTCGAAGTGGTACGTCGGCCAGCGATTCTCGGCGTCTCGGCCCACGCTGCCGCCGATGCCGCCGGCGCTGCGAGAACACGCCGAATTCGCCGCGGACTGGTTGCTGCGATCGCCGCTGGAGATCAGTGGTACGATGCGCAAGTATCAGCTTGCGTTGGCCGACCGGCAGTGCCGCATGGCCGAGGTTTCGCAACGCGTGCAGGACGCCATCGTCATTCTTTGCACGAGCCTCTACGCCGCGAGGAAAAACGACGAAGTCGTGCGCGCGGCGGCCGACGTCATCTGCCGAGACCTGCGCCGCAAGCTCACCGGCAGCCGACCTTCGGACCGCGACCTGCGGGCCGTCACCCGGCTGGGCGAGCAAGTTGTCGAAGGCCGCTTCAAGTCGATCGAGGGCCTGCCGACGGGCGAGATTCTGATGCCATATCCAAACGATTGAACTGATCCATGCGTTTCGAATACCGCACGTTCTGGCTGGCGAAAGACGCCGACGAGCCGACCCAATATCAAGATGCCTTCGATCTCGACTCCGAGTTGGGACGGGCGGCGATCGCCGACGGCGTCAGCTCGACGATCTTCTCAGGTCCGTGGGCCCGGCTGCTGGCGTTGGCCGCCGTGGCCGAACCACCTCCGCTCGAAGACAGTGCCGCTTTTCAGACCTGGATGGCCGAGAATCGGACCGCCTGGATCAACAACATCGATATCAGCAAGCTCACCTGGTATCAGCGGCCGAAAATGGCCGACGGGGCCATGACCACGCTGTTGTGGCTGGAGCTGCTGCCCGACGAGACGAACGACGAGGAACTGGCCACCCGCTATCAGCTCCAGGCGTATGCCATTGGCGACAGTTGCCTGTTTCACGTGCGCGATGAGGCGACGCTGTATTGGTTTCCGCTGGAAAGCTCGACCGAGTTCGGTCTCAATCCGGCCGTGGTGGCCAGCGTCGATCGGCAGCTCGACCACCTGCTGGAGTTCAAAGCGCGGTCGCAGGAGTGCTTGCCCGGTGATTTATTGGTGTTGACCACCGATGCGGTCGCACTGTGGGCGATCGAGCGGCACGAATCGGGCGAGGCGGTCGATTGGCCGCGGTACTGGGATCTGAGCGACGAAGAATGGCGCGCCGAGATTTTCGCCCTGCGCGACGCCAAGCAGATGCGCTTCGATGACAGCACGCTCGTGCTGCTGCGGGTGATCGAAGAGCGGCCGGCGCCGGTTGCCGGGCCAGTGGAGTTGGAACCGTTGGACGCGGAGAGCGTGTTGTCGGAGGAAACGGTTGTCGGCGAGGCGACGCCAGGCGAAGCAATGGCGCCTGATGAAACAACCGGGCCGGCGCTTGCATCGCTGACCGACGCCGTCGAGAATCATGAGACATTGCGGTTCGACGCGGCCGTGGCAGTAGGAATTGAGTCGCTCACGGAGGGCCCATTGGCAGAGGAAGGGAGTGAGCCGGAAAAACCGGCGGAGATGATTACCGACGAGGCCGCGGGCGACAGAGAGAGCAACGGTGACAATCCAATGGCATCTAAATTGCGGCCAAGCGACGAAACATCATCCCGGAATGAGCATCCATGAGAACTTGGCCAGGCCGGCCGTATCCGCTCGGCGCGACATGGGACGGCAACGGCGTCAATTTCGCCCTCTATTCCGAAAACGCCACCCAGGTCGAACTTTGCCTCTTCGATTCGGCAGACGATGAGAAGGAATCGCACCGCCTGGTGATGGAAGAGCAAACCGACATGGTCTGGCACGC
Coding sequences within it:
- a CDS encoding acyl-CoA dehydrogenase family protein, giving the protein MKTSEPHLEPQTPTDANGQAVDDRQQSFAETALKLGGKSDEEARRTGAIDKADDQVEALFAPQYQTAASPAHRAVWDGHVPVELFSFEPPATPPHVAKVMDDSLAVVRRHREAGTLQDENRKIAKTVLDELGVAGYWGLLVDREYGGSGSPFMSFAPFLTRIATVDPTVAGMASVHGCIGGVDPVRTFGTSEQKQRFLPRLASGESLSAFALTEPNAGSDLTALRTRAVLDGDDYVVNGEKLFITNVIPGRTVGLVCLIENRPAVIIVDLPPQENEHFQLRKYGLYALKHTNNQGILFHNFRVPAANLLKPTRGDGLTIAYHGLNLGRIALCATAAGSMRLMLASMLPWAHFRKTYGAAIDTRELVRRRIGRLAGLIVAADALVEWCSGLIDQGYRGEMECIVAKIFGSEAQKEAAVELLMKTHGGRSFLHGHLFGDNVHEFLAPCIYEGEGEMLGMAFFKSLVKQHGTKFFEPIGKALAAAGIKKPNLLNPAHLAVLKGPLWEYSKWYVGQRFSASRPTLPPMPPALREHAEFAADWLLRSPLEISGTMRKYQLALADRQCRMAEVSQRVQDAIVILCTSLYAARKNDEVVRAAADVICRDLRRKLTGSRPSDRDLRAVTRLGEQVVEGRFKSIEGLPTGEILMPYPND